A portion of the Chondrinema litorale genome contains these proteins:
- a CDS encoding FtsW/RodA/SpoVE family cell cycle protein — protein MQIEEHATGSIYRYLQGDKVIWAISIILSLISILVVYSATGNLAFRSADGDTEHFLIKHTFLIILGFVAMFFAHRIDYRFYSKLSRYALLASIPLLIITWQFGSNINEASRWIVIPFTSFSFQPSDFAKLALISNVASMLSKRQMRIRDDQRAINPMLIWSGIVCGLIGLTDWSSASILFLTILLLFFIGRVPVKYLGMMLVVGAMAGSFAFTFGQRKDTVSSRLSSFMNNKVSFQSEQAFLAVSTGGMFGKGSGNSAAKNFLPHPYSDFIFAIIVEEYGMFGAIVIIAAFLIILYRGMLIVSNSQRAFGGLLAAGLTFSLVLQAFIHMGVVVGVLPITGLPLPLLSMGGTSLLFTGMSIGMLLSVSRTEELGEDDSLRRNLKRRVISRNNAI, from the coding sequence ATGCAAATAGAAGAACACGCAACAGGCAGCATTTATAGATACTTACAAGGTGACAAGGTGATCTGGGCAATTAGCATCATCCTTTCTCTAATTAGTATTTTGGTGGTTTATAGTGCTACCGGAAATTTGGCTTTTAGAAGTGCAGATGGTGATACTGAGCACTTTCTTATTAAGCACACATTCCTAATTATTTTAGGCTTCGTTGCTATGTTTTTTGCACATAGAATCGATTATCGCTTCTATTCAAAATTATCTAGATATGCTTTGCTAGCATCTATTCCATTGTTAATTATAACTTGGCAATTTGGTTCAAATATCAATGAAGCATCTAGATGGATTGTAATTCCTTTTACAAGTTTTTCATTCCAGCCTTCAGATTTTGCTAAACTGGCATTAATCTCAAATGTGGCTAGTATGCTTTCTAAAAGGCAGATGAGAATAAGAGACGATCAGAGAGCAATTAACCCAATGTTGATTTGGAGTGGTATAGTTTGCGGATTAATTGGTTTGACTGACTGGTCTAGTGCATCAATTCTGTTTTTAACAATTTTACTATTGTTTTTTATTGGTAGAGTTCCAGTAAAATACTTAGGAATGATGCTGGTAGTAGGAGCAATGGCAGGTTCATTTGCATTTACTTTTGGCCAAAGAAAAGACACTGTAAGCAGCAGGTTAAGTTCATTTATGAACAATAAAGTATCATTCCAGTCTGAGCAGGCATTCCTAGCAGTTTCAACTGGTGGAATGTTCGGGAAAGGATCTGGTAATAGTGCAGCTAAAAACTTTTTACCTCACCCATATTCAGATTTTATCTTCGCAATTATTGTAGAAGAGTACGGAATGTTTGGCGCTATTGTAATTATAGCTGCATTCTTAATAATTCTATATCGGGGAATGCTCATTGTGAGTAATAGCCAACGGGCATTTGGAGGCTTGTTGGCTGCTGGGCTTACTTTTAGTTTGGTTTTGCAAGCATTTATACACATGGGTGTAGTTGTAGGTGTTTTGCCAATTACAGGTTTACCATTACCATTACTCAGCATGGGAGGTACCTCACTTTTATTCACTGGTATGTCAATCGGTATGTTGTTAAGTGTGAGTAGAACAGAGGAACTTGGAGAAGATGATTCACTAAGAAGAAACCTGAAAAGAAGAGTAATAAGCAGAAATAACGCGATATAA